A window of Mangifera indica cultivar Alphonso chromosome 13, CATAS_Mindica_2.1, whole genome shotgun sequence contains these coding sequences:
- the LOC123194925 gene encoding uncharacterized protein LOC123194925 codes for MTLELSEMDDYRINCSLACEYGDGSTIYVTTKTKKLWDIYGIRSLLLLSLGVQTILTIFGNRRRYRLRYLTRFFLWLSYLTARPVVTLALGKLSGINAEVFDVKGNQLVRSEFFDEYLYYYAVWFAPFLLLQIGSPNVISYSVEDNKLKFRQLIGLTTQVAISLWIFSKLLGYWQNILILNILLYVAGIVKVAERLRALWSISITENVVIASFAKNDIRREETSLESSSFSNYSHDLFLLVKAYQRFDRLKPYLENWLGHPSSVYLSSMSVEDCPPKDVFRITEFELSFMYDMLYTKASISYSNKSLWGRIIFFLALALLLVILTIFWFVQPGFQGVEDIILLLYLLAVTVLEIYEMKEFLFSDWVVLQMRKQNRSTFISRSISRIAPKIPRKNHRWSHCIDQFNLLSYCLYEDTTKLGGLIRRIFKVKGYYKEYMKYCVKKHSPVPEELKKLILEQILEVRAQRGWQSFSKRGEGALERCNCLQDLEWSIQTDFDTPAKKQTNFGKAIIIWHIATTVCYYLDDGASESTLNHPLCEMSKVLSDYMMYLLGMIPDMLSIVTGDLLFHGACAQVDQFFKAKQSKDEATLCGNLLVETYFQGIPNNNVFTSEWNVLLQVQKLAKILQERDDKWSIISSVWMEMLFYAAINCPWTLHAEQLRKGGQLLTHIWLLLEHEKDQPHDLSLEL; via the coding sequence ATGACGTTGGAGCTTTCAGAGATGGACGACTATCGGATAAACTGCTCACTTGCATGCGAATACGGTGACGGATCAACTATTTATGTGACGACAAAGACAAAAAAGCTATGGGATATATACGGGATCAGAAGTCTACTACTATTGAGTCTTGGAGTACAAACCATTCTTACCATCTTCGGAAATCGGAGAAGGTACCGTTTAAGATATCTGACCCGATTTTTCCTTTGGTTGTCCTACTTGACGGCACGTCCCGTGGTAACATTGGCATTGGGCAAGCTTTCAGGAATTAATGCTGAGGTTTTTGATGTGAAAGGAAATCAGCTAGTGCGTAGCGAATTCTTTGACGAATATCTCTACTATTACGCAGTTTGGTTTGCACCATTCCTTTTGCTGCAAATTGGTAGCCCTAATGTTATTTCTTACTCCGTTGAGgataataagttaaagtttaggCAACTTATTGGGCTAACCACCCAGGTCGCCATCTCACTTTGGATCTTTTCTAAATTACTTGGATATTGGCAAAACATACTCATACTCAATATACTTTTGTATGTAGCTGGAATAGTTAAAGTTGCAGAGAGACTCCGAGCTCTCTGGTCAATAAGTATTACTGAAAATGTCGTGATAGCTAGTTTTGCAAAAAATGATATTCGAAGAGAAGAAACCTCACTTGAGTCTAGCTCATTTTCCAATTATTCTCATGATCTGTTTCTGCTTGTGAAGGCTTATCAACGCTTTGATCGATTAAAGCCTTATCTTGAGAATTGGCTAGGCCATCCTTCATCAGTTTATCTTTCTTCGATGAGTGTAGAAGACTGTCCTCCTAAGGATGTTTTTAGAATCACAGAATTTGAGCTTAGTTTTATGTATGATATGCTCTACACGAAGGCGTCAATTAGCTATTCCAACAAAAGTTTATGGGGTcgcatcattttctttcttgctctAGCTTTGCTTTTGGTGATATTAACTATATTTTGGTTTGTTCAGCCAGGTTTTCAAGGTGTAGAAGACATAATTCTCTTACTTTATTTATTAGCAGTAACTGTACTTGAAATTTATGAGATGAAGGAGTTTTTGTTCTCAGATTGGGTAGTACTTCAAATGAGGAAACAAAATAGGAGCACATTTATCAGCAGATCCATATCGAGAATTGCTCCAAAAATTCCAAGAAAGAATCATAGGTGGTCTCATTGCATAGATCAATTCAACTTACTAAGCTATTGTCTCTATGAAGATACTACAAAGCTTGGCGGGTTGATTAGAAGAATTTTCAAGGTCAAGGGCTACTACAAGGAGTACATGAAGTATTGTGTCAAGAAACACAGTCCAGTCCCTGAAGAGTTGAAGAAGCTGATACTGGAACAAATTCTGGAGGTAAGAGCTCAAAGAGGCTGGCAATCTTTCTCTAAAAGGGGGGAAGGGGCTCTTGAAAGATGTAACTGTCTCCAAGATTTGGAATGGAGTATTCAAACAGATTTTGATACCCCAGCAAAGAAGCAAACAAATTTCGGCAAAGCCATTATTATATGGCACATTGCCACCACAGTTTGCTACTATTTAGATGATGGTGCATCAGAAAGTACCTTAAATCACCCCTTATGTGAAATGAGCAAAGTTTTATCAGATTATATGATGTATCTTTTGGGCATGATTCCTGATATGTTATCTATTGTTACTGGTGACCTTCTCTTTCATGGTGCTTGTGCTCAAGTCGATCAATTTTTTAAGGCAAAACAATCAAAGGATGAAGCGACATTGTGTGGGAATTTACTAGTTGAAACTTATTTCCAAGGAATTCCCAATAACAATGTGTTTACATCAGAGTGGAATGTATTGCTTCAGGTGCaaaaattggcaaaaatattGCAAGAGAGGGACGACAAATGGAGTATTATAAGTAGTGTCTGGATGGAAATGTTGTTTTATGCTGCGATTAATTGTCCTTGGACTCTCCATGCAGAGCAACTTAGGAAAGGTGGACAATTGCTCACTCATATTTGGCTTCTGCTTGAGCACGAGAAAGATCAGCCCCATGATTTGTCCCTTGAATTGTAA